One stretch of Paenibacillus sp. FSL R5-0341 DNA includes these proteins:
- a CDS encoding MFS transporter translates to MNKKAIKAWIMYDWANSAYATTVLAAVLPVFYASVAAATLDTDTAASYLAYTHSIGMLCVALLTPLLGTLADLSGRKGDFLRVFAIIGVFATLGFSAIGEGDWLLASVLLVISTIGFAGGNTFYDAMLPDLVPVERRDMISSKGYAYGYIGGGLLLAVNMLMIQQPGWFGMSSTLAGTRLAFISVSLWWLLFSIPIFRHAPRRPASPDMPGSWKGYAVVGVRRLRQTFRQMRRFPQLIRMLVAFWFFNDGINTIILMATIYGTSIGIGTADLMLALLLTQFIGFPCTLLLGAWAQRWGAKQVLIVSLSVYICIVILGYFMTQASHFYILAGLVGVVQGVSQSTARSLFSNLMPAGRTGEYFGFVNITGKFSSIFGPFVFGYVGQITGSTRWGILSLIFFFVAGIAVLLTVKVQKGMQDATLADQEEEQKGRIGAAGKSSNVRFTG, encoded by the coding sequence GTGAATAAAAAGGCGATTAAGGCTTGGATTATGTATGATTGGGCCAACTCAGCTTATGCAACAACAGTACTGGCGGCAGTATTGCCTGTATTCTATGCTTCGGTGGCTGCAGCTACGCTGGATACGGATACCGCTGCCTCCTACCTGGCCTATACACATTCCATTGGCATGTTGTGCGTAGCTCTGTTAACACCGCTACTTGGTACGTTGGCTGATTTGTCAGGACGGAAGGGTGACTTCCTGCGTGTATTTGCAATCATAGGCGTCTTTGCTACATTGGGATTCAGCGCAATTGGAGAAGGGGACTGGCTCCTTGCTTCTGTGTTACTGGTCATTTCGACCATTGGTTTTGCGGGTGGTAACACCTTTTACGATGCGATGCTGCCGGATCTGGTTCCCGTGGAACGCAGGGACATGATATCCTCCAAAGGTTATGCCTATGGATATATTGGAGGAGGCTTGCTGCTTGCCGTAAACATGCTGATGATACAGCAACCGGGCTGGTTTGGGATGAGCAGTACACTGGCAGGTACAAGGCTTGCGTTCATCTCTGTATCGTTATGGTGGTTACTGTTCTCGATACCGATCTTTCGCCATGCTCCGAGACGACCTGCATCACCGGACATGCCTGGATCATGGAAAGGGTACGCCGTGGTGGGCGTTCGCAGACTGCGGCAAACCTTCCGTCAGATGCGGCGTTTTCCCCAGTTAATCCGTATGCTGGTGGCTTTCTGGTTTTTTAATGACGGCATTAATACCATCATTCTGATGGCTACGATTTATGGGACAAGTATTGGTATTGGTACAGCCGACTTGATGCTCGCACTACTGCTGACACAGTTCATCGGATTTCCGTGCACCTTGTTATTGGGAGCATGGGCACAGCGCTGGGGAGCGAAGCAGGTATTGATCGTGAGTTTATCCGTGTACATATGTATTGTGATTCTTGGTTATTTCATGACACAAGCGAGCCACTTTTATATACTCGCTGGGCTGGTTGGTGTCGTGCAGGGTGTGAGTCAATCCACAGCTCGTTCCCTGTTTAGCAATCTGATGCCAGCTGGCAGAACGGGAGAGTATTTTGGTTTTGTGAATATTACAGGCAAATTCTCTTCGATCTTCGGTCCATTTGTGTTTGGTTATGTTGGGCAGATCACTGGTTCCACGCGTTGGGGCATTCTGTCACTCATCTTCTTTTTCGTCGCTGGAATTGCTGTATTGTTAACCGTGAAGGTACAAAAGGGGATGCAGGATGCTACACTGGCAGATCAGGAAGAAGAGCAAAAAGGGCGTATCGGAGCTGCTGGGAAAAGTTCAAATGTAAGGTTTACGGGCTAG